From the Primulina tabacum isolate GXHZ01 chromosome 3, ASM2559414v2, whole genome shotgun sequence genome, one window contains:
- the LOC142539973 gene encoding uncharacterized protein LOC142539973, with the protein MPLTRFVGDALGVVTICLVALLFLLGLFCIVYSFYFRNRIRDQSLVQLSYFSGPWIIRITFIFFAVWWGIGEIIRLKLLRRNGRVLNALSLRWQENICKCYIVSSLGFAEPCLFLTLIFLLRASLQRSGTLSRQWNVKTAGYVLLCCFPMFILQLVVILIGPEYKKHKNSKLPSYFIRTESAINNSDVILCTYPLLSTIFLGLFAVILTGYLFCLGRRILHLVINKRLQKRVYTLIFSISSFFPLRVILLGLSVLSGPKTLMYDALAFLAFLSLLCCACVGIYMLVYLPVADSLSLRRRKSEYNDTISLVANQTPVGGSKVGSPARDSSWVNFFSHNGDRGFGSRFCGAESLHFDSTGFA; encoded by the coding sequence ATGCCCCTGACGAGATTTGTTGGTGATGCACTTGGTGTTGTGACGATTTGTCTTGTTGCTCTATTATTCCTTCTAGGTTTGTTTTGCATTGTATATTCCTTTTACTTCCGGAATCGGATTCGTGATCAAAGCCTTGTTCAGCTCAGTTATTTTAGCGGTCCTTGGATTATCAGAATCACATTCATCTTTTTTGCTGTCTGGTGGGGCATTGGTGAGATTATTAGGTTGAAACTGTTGAGGCGCAACGGGCGAGTCTTGAATGCCCTAAGTTTGAGATGGCAGGAAAATATTTGCAAATGTTACATCGTATCAAGCCTGGGATTTGCAGAACCATGCCTGTTTCTCACCCTCATTTTCCTTCTTCGTGCATCTTTACAGAGATCTGGAACATTAAGCAGGCAGTGGAACGTAAAAACAGCTGGATATGTTCTTCTTTGTTGCTTCCCCATGTTCATTCTTCAGCTTGTAGTTATTCTAATCGGACCCGAGTATAAGAAACACAAAAATTCCAAACTACCTTCTTATTTCATCAGAACTGAGTCTGCAATAAACAACAGTGATGTTATCCTCTGCACTTACCCTCTGTTGAGTACCATATTTCTTGGTCTTTTTGCCGTCATACTAACTGGCTACTTGTTCTGCCTTGGTAGGCGAATTCTTCATCTGGTCATCAATAAGCGTCTGCAAAAGAGAGTGTACACATTAATCTTTTCGATTTCTAGTTTTTTCCCATTAAGAGTCATTCTACTCGGTTTATCCGTTCTATCTGGGCCAAAAACGCTCATGTACGATGCCTTAGCCTTCTTagcttttctttcccttttatGTTGTGCCTGTGTGGGCATATATATGCTCGTATACCTTCCTGTAGCCGACTCTCTATCTTTAAGGAGGAGAAAGAGCGAGTATAACGATACTATATCTTTAGTTGCTAATCAGACCCCTGTAGGAGGGAGTAAAGTGGGTAGCCCTGCAAGAGACTCGTCGTGGGTCAATTTCTTTTCGCACAATGGAGATAGAGGCTTCGGGAGCAGATTTTGTGGAGCTGAGTCTCTTCACTTCGACTCCACCGGGTTCGCCTAG